The Candidatus Eisenbacteria bacterium genome includes the window TTGAGGGCGGTCACAAAGAGGCCGACCCAACCGGCGAAGGCGATGGGATGGAGAAGAAGCGTTTGTCCTTCGGGAATCGGACCGTTCGCGACCCGGCTGAGAAGCAGGAAAAGGAGCGAATCCCCGAGTGAGAGAATTTCACCGGCGCCGAAATTATCAGGCACGACCCTGGAGAGGCGGATGCCGATCAGCGTGATCGGGATGGCGACCACGGTGCCCGCCAGTGGACCGGCGACCCCCACGTCGAAGAGCTGTTTTCTCGTCGCCCGCCTCCCGTCCATTTTGATCACCGCGCCGAAGGTGCCGATGATGGTAAAGGGCATGGGAAGAAAAAAGGGGAGCGTGGCGGGGATGCGATGGCGCCGCGCCGTCAGGTAGTGGCCCATCTCGTGCGTCAGAAGGATCGCGATCAAGGCGATCGAGTAGGCGACGCCGCCGACCAAGGCCGTGGACAGGAGGGTCAGTGTAAAGAGAACCGCCTGAATTCTGGGAAAAGGCCGGCGCGGGCGGACGGGAACGTACTCCCCCGCCCGCGGATCGTATTCGAGAGCCGTTTCCGATTCGGGATCCCCCCAGATCGGTTTCCCTTCCATCGTCGTTTTCCTCTCCGACCCCGAATCGATCCGCTGCAGGAAACGTTGCCGTGCAAGCCGTCTGACCGTTTCAGGCCGATCCTTCCCTCGAACCGGGCACCCGACTATAAAAGTACCGGTTTTATCGAATCACACAAGTGACAATACAATTGAGGAGCGTTATCCGAGGCGACTACAAAGGATCGACGGGAGCCGGGAATCCGGAGTTCATGAGAGAGGTTGGACGCCGGACTTGGGTTCCTAGGATGAGTTCGCGGGAACCGGAATCAGCGTCGCAAATTGAATAGGCGCGGGAATCGGCCGGGGACGCGTTGAATGCTCTTCAGTCGGGTATTGGGGAGTCGCGGCCTACCCGTGCGCGAAGAGTCGCGGTCGACCTGATACGGATCGACAAGAGTGGCGGGAACCGACGGGAAATTAAAGATGCGGGGGGCGGAGGGCTCGCTCCGCCTGGGAATCCTAGAGCTTTTCGGACCACCCCCCG containing:
- a CDS encoding site-2 protease family protein, giving the protein MEGKPIWGDPESETALEYDPRAGEYVPVRPRRPFPRIQAVLFTLTLLSTALVGGVAYSIALIAILLTHEMGHYLTARRHRIPATLPFFLPMPFTIIGTFGAVIKMDGRRATRKQLFDVGVAGPLAGTVVAIPITLIGIRLSRVVPDNFGAGEILSLGDSLLFLLLSRVANGPIPEGQTLLLHPIAFAGWVGLFVTALNLLPIGQLDGGHVLYGLLGRRAAPISLAVLGAFALLAVVYSPGWLLLVFLLLYFGYRHPPTLGEEVGLDTRRKWIGVLTLILFIAAFTPIPISFSIP